One stretch of Arthrobacter polaris DNA includes these proteins:
- a CDS encoding enoyl-CoA hydratase/isomerase family protein, with protein MNDAGRPLGPDFLATLVVTGAADRVVVALNRPELRNAINAHMVAELHFVCELLEAEPKVLILXGQPGDQTTGTPGVFASGADIAELRERRREDALAGINSGLFERIARLPMPVIAALDGYALGGGAELAYAADFRIGTPALRMGQPETSLGIMAAAGATWRLKELVXEPMAKQMLLAGRILTGEEALAVGLITELVEPAELLGAAHALADRISAQEPLALQATKRVFHAPREAHPAADNLAQAELXESPAKFERMQAFLDRKQDKKLDRKPK; from the coding sequence ATGAACGACGCCGGGCGTCCCCTTGGGCCGGATTTCCTGGCCACGCTGGTAGTCACCGGCGCGGCGGACAGGGTGGTGGTGGCGCTGAACCGGCCGGAGCTGCGCAATGCGATCAACGCCCACATGGTTGCTGAGCTGCATTTTGTGTGTGAGCTGTTGGAAGCGGAGCCGAAAGTGCTCATTCTCNAGGGGCAGCCCGGGGACCAGACCACCGGCACGCCCGGTGTCTTTGCCTCCGGAGCCGACATTGCCGAACTGCGGGAGCGCCGGCGCGAGGATGCGCTGGCCGGCATCAATTCCGGCCTATTCGAACGGATCGCACGGCTGCCCATGCCGGTCATTGCGGCCCTGGACGGATACGCGCTCGGTGGCGGTGCGGAGCTGGCCTACGCTGCCGACTTCCGGATTGGCACGCCGGCGTTGCGCATGGGCCAACCGGAAACGTCCCTGGGCATCATGGCCGCGGCCGGGGCCACCTGGCGGCTGAAGGAATTGGTGNGGGAGCCGATGGCGAAACAGATGTTGTTGGCCGGGAGGATCCTCACCGGCGAGGAAGCCTTGGCCGTGGGACTCATCACCGAACTGGTGGAACCTGCCGAACTACTCGGTGCTGCCCACGCGCTCGCGGACAGGATCAGTGCACAGGAGCCGCTCGCCTTGCAGGCCACCAAGAGGGTATTCCACGCACCACGCGAGGCCCACCCTGCGGCGGATAACCTTGCGCAGGCGGAGCTTNTTGAGTCCCCGGCCAAGTTTGAACGTATGCAGGCGTTCCTGGATAGGAAACAGGATAAGAAACTGGACAGGAAGCCCAAATGA
- a CDS encoding 3-hydroxyacyl-CoA dehydrogenase family protein, translating into MTFGGFSPTLPHFVXVLGGGRMGAGIAHAFLLAGCNVVLVERDLNAIASANARVGLAVEKSVQKSLASRPEVTTAGTMKRLRFSTDYTHLAPCELVVEAVPEIWDLKIASXQGAEXSLDPTAFLASNTSSLSITGLATELARPQNFIGLHFFNPVPVSALIEVVAGSLSSTSLVATAKAXVKALGKTAVVVKDSPGFASSRLXVALALEAMRMLEEGVASAADIDAAMVLGYRHHTGPLRTTDLVGLDVRLEIAEYLESTLXERFSXPQILREKVARGELGRKTGKGFFDWD; encoded by the coding sequence ATCACCTTTGGCGGCTTTTCGCCAACCCTTCCGCACTTTGTGNGGGTTTTGGGAGGCGGGCGCATGGGTGCCGGGATTGCGCACGCGTTTCTGCTGGCCGGCTGCAACGTGGTGCTCGTGGAACGTGATCTCAACGCTATTGCCAGCGCCAATGCGCGGGTTGGGCTTGCCGTGGAAAAATCCGTACAGAAGTCACTGGCTAGCAGGCCGGAGGTCACCACGGCAGGGACCATGAAACGGCTGCGGTTCTCCACCGACTACACCCATCTGGCACCCTGCGAACTGGTGGTGGAGGCCGTCCCGGAAATTTGGGATCTGAAGATCGCCTCCNTGCAGGGTGCGGAANAATCCCTCGACCCCACGGCGTTCCTCGCCTCAAACACCTCCTCGCTGTCCATCACCGGGCTGGCCACAGAACTTGCCCGTCCCCAAAACTTCATCGGCCTGCACTTCTTCAACCCCGTCCCAGTATCCGCCTTGATCGAGGTGGTCGCGGGCAGCCTGAGCAGCACCTCCCTGGTGGCCACGGCAAAGGCTNGGGTGAAAGCGCTGGGCAAGACCGCCGTCGTGGTCAAAGACTCTCCGGGCTTTGCGTCCTCGCGGCTGNGGGTGGCACTGGCGTTGGAAGCCATGCGCATGTTGGAGGAAGGTGTGGCCAGTGCAGCCGACATCGATGCCGCCATGGTGCTTGGCTACCGCCACCACACGGGCCCGCTGCGCACCACCGATCTGGTGGGCCTTGACGTCCGGTTAGAGATTGCCGAATACCTGGAATCGACCCTGNGGGAGAGGTTTTCCNCACCCCAGATCCTGCGCGAGAAGGTGGCCCGCGGCGAGCTGGGCCGCAAAACCGGTAAGGGATTCTTCGACTGGGACTGA
- a CDS encoding acetyl-CoA C-acyltransferase codes for MSAETPQAFLVGGVRTPVGRYGGSXSSIRPDDLGALAVKELIARTGVDPALVDEVILGNANGAGEENRNVARMAWLLAGFPDTVPGITVNRLCASGMSAITQASHMIKAGAADLVVAGGVESMSRAPWVMAKPEKAFAKPGASFDTSIGWRFTNPSFLSGALSRNGXMTFSMTETAEEVARRYSTSREDCDAFSVRSHELALKAIAAGRFRGEIVPVTVHGGKGSTVVDMDEXPRPGTTMDVLAALRPVVKGGTVVTAGNSSTLNDGASAILVASEAAVEKYGLTPRARILDGXAAGLAPEIMGMGPVAATCKVLERQGRNVAELAAVELNEAFASQSLACMRELGLDPGTVNLDGGAIALGHXLGSSGSRIVITLLGRLERESPGGLGLATMCIGVGQGAALLVAGL; via the coding sequence ATGTCCGCAGAGACACCGCAAGCATTCTTGGTGGGCGGTGTCCGAACACCCGTGGGACGCTATGGCGGTTCCNTCTCATCAATCCGCCCCGACGACCTCGGCGCTTTGGCCGTCAAGGAACTCATCGCAAGAACAGGCGTGGACCCGGCCCTGGTGGACGAGGTCATTTTGGGTAACGCCAACGGCGCAGGCGAGGAAAACCGGAACGTAGCCCGTATGGCCTGGCTGCTGGCAGGTTTTCCAGATACCGTCCCCGGCATCACTGTCAACCGCCTGTGCGCTTCCGGCATGAGTGCTATCACCCAGGCCTCTCACATGATCAAAGCTGGTGCCGCGGATCTTGTGGTGGCTGGCGGTGTGGAATCTATGTCGCGAGCACCGTGGGTCATGGCCAAGCCGGAGAAGGCGTTCGCTAAGCCTGGAGCCAGCTTTGACACCTCCATCGGCTGGCGCTTTACCAACCCGAGTTTCCTCTCCGGCGCACTCTCCCGCAACGGANAAATGACGTTCTCCATGACGGAAACTGCCGAGGAAGTGGCCCGCCGCTACAGTACCTCACGCGAGGACTGTGACGCGTTTTCGGTCCGGTCCCACGAACTCGCACTCAAAGCCATCGCCGCCGGGCGCTTCCGTGGGGAGATTGTGCCCGTCACGGTCCACGGAGGCAAGGGCAGCACCGTGGTGGACATGGACGAGNGGCCCCGCCCCGGCACAACCATGGACGTTCTGGCCGCCCTACGCCCCGTGGTGAAAGGTGGCACCGTGGTCACGGCCGGGAATTCCTCCACCTTGAACGACGGCGCCTCCGCCATCTTGGTTGCCTCCGAGGCCGCCGTCGAGAAATACGGGCTGACTCCCCGTGCCCGCATCCTCGACGGGNCCGCCGCCGGCCTAGCCCCGGAAATCATGGGCATGGGCCCGGTCGCCGCCACCTGTAAAGTGCTCGAGAGGCAAGGCAGAAACGTGGCGGAACTGGCCGCCGTGGAACTTAACGAAGCGTTCGCCTCGCAATCGCTGGCCTGCATGCGCGAGCTCGGACTGGACCCGGGAACCGTCAACCTCGACGGCGGCGCCATTGCCCTAGGCCACNCCCTGGGCTCCTCCGGCTCACGGATCGTCATCACACTGCTGGGCCGGCTGGAGCGCGAATCCCCTGGCGGGCTGGGCCTGGCCACCATGTGCATCGGCGTGGGCCAGGGCGCCGCGCTGCTGGTGGCAGGCCTGTGA